Proteins co-encoded in one Triticum urartu cultivar G1812 unplaced genomic scaffold, Tu2.1 TuUngrouped_contig_3611, whole genome shotgun sequence genomic window:
- the LOC125527340 gene encoding probable ascorbate-specific transmembrane electron transporter 2 encodes MKAGTTPPASRAAGLRTLVVHVLAVAATALVLFWCIGFRGGLAFRSSDKQRIFNVHPPLMLIGLVVIAGEAILAYRTFPASVSRDARKKAHLALHAAGLAVGFVGVYAVFKFHAEAAIPNLYSLHAWVGIATITLYALQWLAGFLAFFFPGAAPETRRSAVPWHAVLGLLVFALAVGNAQLGFLEKLTFLQSARLVGKYGAEALLVNFTAVIVLLLGIAVVIATVNADSTRYTAM; translated from the coding sequence ATGAAGGCGGGGACAACACCGCCGGCCAGCAGGGCGGCCGGCCTGCGGACGCTGGTGGTGCACGTGCTGGCGGTGGCGGCCACGGCGCTGGTGCTGTTCTGGTGCATCGGATTCCGCGGCGGCCTTGCCTTCCGCTCCAGCGACAAGCAGCGCATCTTCAACGTCCACCCGCCGCTCATGCTCATCGGCCTCGTCGTCATCGCCGGGGAGGCCATCCTCGCCTACCGCACCTTCCCGGCCTCCGTCAGCCGGGACGCCAGGAAGAAGGCGCACCTGGCGCTGCACGCCGCGGGGCTCGCCGTCGGCTTCGTCGGCGTCTACGCGGTCTTCAAGTTCCACGCCGAGGCCGCCATCCCCAACCTCTACTCGCTGCACGCCTGGGTCGGCATCGCCACCATCACGCTCTACGCGCTCCAGTGGCTCGCCGGCTTCCTCGCCTTCTTCTTCCCTGGCGCCGCGCCGGAGACCAGGCGGTCCGCGGTGCCGTGGCACGCCGTGCTGGGGCTCCTCGTCTTCGCGCTCGCCGTGGGCAACGCGCAGCTCGGCTTCCTCGAGAAGCTCACCTTCCTGCAGTCCGCGCGCCTCGTCGGCAAGTACGGCGCCGAGGCGCTGCTCGTcaacttcaccgccgtcatcGTGCTCCTCCTCGGCATCGCCGTCGTGATCGCCACCGTCAACGCCGACTCCACCAGATACACCGCCATGTGA